In Luteimonas galliterrae, the sequence AAAGCGACGATCGCCGTGCCGTCGATAGCGGTCAGGCGATCGCCCTCGGCGAGCACGCCATAGGCCGGCGTGCCGGGCGCGATCTGGCCGACGACGGGTGGCATCAGACGATGGCGCGGCGTCATTCCTGCCAATTGCACGGCCCGCGGTTCTTCGAACGAAGCGGGCAGCTTGGACAGGTCGAGCTTGCGCACGACTTGATCGCCGTCGGCCTCGCGCACCTGCACGTCGACCGGCGCGCGGTCCAGCGCCGCGGTGGTCAGCGCCATCGCCGCCTCGCTCCAGGTCGGCGTATCGCGCTCGCCGACCTTCAGCAGCGTGTCGCCGGCGCGGAAACCCGATTGCGCTGCGATGCCTTCCACGAAGCCCAAAGTGGGTGAGTAGTCGTTGCGGCCGATCACGAACATCGCCCAGAGCAACGCAACGCAAAGCAGCAGATTGGCGAGCGGTCCCGCTGCGACGATCGCGATCCGCTGCCACACGTTCTTGCGGTTGAACGCGCCGTCCAGGTCGGCCGCGGGCACATCGGCTTCGCGTTCGTCGAGCATCTTGACGTAGCCGCCGAGCGGTATCGCCGCGATCCGGTATTCGGTGCCGTCGCGGCCGTAGCGCGACCATAGCGCGTTGCCGAAGCCCACCGAGAACCGCAGCACTTTCACGCCGCAGCGGCGCGCCACCCAGAAGTGGCCGAACTCATGGAAGGTCACCAGCACGCCGATGCTGACGATCAACCACCAAACCGAGCCCAGCAAGTCGCTCATGCGCCGATCGTCATCGTGGCCGCCACCTTCGACGCGATCCGCCGCGCTTGCGCATCGGCATCCAGCAGCGTGTCCAGCGTATCGGCGGTTTGCGGAGGGAGCGCGGCGAGAACCTCCTCGACCAGCGCAGGTATGGCTAGGAAACCCACCCGGCCCTGAAGAAAGGCTGAAACGGCGATTTCGTTGGCGGCGTTCAGCACCGCCGGCGCGGTGCCGCCGGCGCGCAATGCGCGAAACGCCAGCGCCAGGCAGGGGAAGGCGTCCAGGTCCGGCGCCTCGAAATCCAGCCGTCGCTGCGTCAGCAGGTCCAACCGCTCGACGCCCGATTCGA encodes:
- the rseP gene encoding RIP metalloprotease RseP is translated as MSDLLGSVWWLIVSIGVLVTFHEFGHFWVARRCGVKVLRFSVGFGNALWSRYGRDGTEYRIAAIPLGGYVKMLDEREADVPAADLDGAFNRKNVWQRIAIVAAGPLANLLLCVALLWAMFVIGRNDYSPTLGFVEGIAAQSGFRAGDTLLKVGERDTPTWSEAAMALTTAALDRAPVDVQVREADGDQVVRKLDLSKLPASFEEPRAVQLAGMTPRHRLMPPVVGQIAPGTPAYGVLAEGDRLTAIDGTAIVAFDDIRPLVQKLGDRGGTGMVEVQRDGERLALELKPARSTDPDGKAYWALGVAPPKTQQMPAYDAKLRYGPLAAIPAAFSETWKLTTDSFAMIGRLLGGRASVENVSGPITIARYANASAQLGPAWFLNFLALLSLSLAIINLLPIPVLDGGHLLYYLIELVKGSPLSERAMAAGQYVGLALLASLMGLAFYNDILGLVR